In Spirochaeta isovalerica, the genomic window TCTTTGATTCGGGTCCAGAAATCTCTGCCGGTAACTGTCCATAATATAATTATAAACGGAATACCGGGAAAAACCACATTTATAAAAGGATCTTCAAGAGCTCTTCCGTATGGGTGTACATAGGCATATGATCGCTGGGGATCGTAAAGGTTTTCCACCCCCTGTTTCTCACGGAGCGCGCGACTTTCCGGAGCAGGGGAGTAAAAGTCCACTCATCATCTTTCGAGGTGCACTCGATATAGATCGGATTCAGATCGTCCAGCGAAGAGTCGCTGTAATGAACGGGAGTGAAAAGAGTCTTGAGAGGGTGGCTGCAGTAACGGCTGTCGGTTTCGAAAAAAGGCGGAATCATATTTTCCTCACCCATAACGTGGGAGTAGGCTTTTATCTGCCTTGTGATTTTCTCTCCGGCTATATGGGAAAAAGACTGCCCGGACCGGGGAACGAAAGCATCGATATATACAAGTTTCCCGATTCTGTCTCTGTGTCTTTCTGCTACGGCCGTAGCCGTCATTCCGCCGAAGCTGAAACCGGCCAGATTGATGGAGCCTTCCGATTGCCCGATTATAGAGGATATGTGGTCGATGAAATCAGTCAGGTCTATCTGTCTGCCTTTTGCGGAACCCATTCCCGGCAGATCGGGAGCAGAGGAATCGATCCCCAGATGGTTCAGGCGTTCCTGTACGGGGGTCCACTGCCAGGAACCTCCCCAGCCGCCGTGGATGAATATCCATTTTGCATTCATGCCATCAAATTATACTTTCGCCGGACGGCGGTCAATAGTTCAAAATAAACGAGTGAATGTTCATTTTGAATAAAATTTAACGAGCGAGCACTCAATCTTTATTTTTGGGCCTAAAAATTAAATTTTACACGGTTCTTCATCCTTGATTCTCTTAATAGCAAGCGGTTAATATAATGAACTGATACTGGAGATATACTGATGAGTGAAGAAATTAAGATTGTTCCTGTTTCGTCAAAAAAAGATTTAAACCGTTTTATCAAGTTCCCCTGGACGGTTTACCGCGGTGAAAAAACTTATGAAAACTGGGTCCCGCCGCTGATTCTCGGAGAGAAAGACCTCTTCAATAAAGACAAAGATCCTTTTTACAAACATGCGGAAACTCAGCTGTTCCTCGCCTATAAAGGCGATAAGCTGTCGGGAAGAATCGCCGCCATCGTCGATTATGCCTACATCGAGTACCAGAAAGACAACTGTGGCTTTTTCGGATTCTTCGAAGCGCTGGAAGATCAGGATGTCGCCGATGCTCTGTTCAAAGCTGCCGAAGAGTGGGTTAAGGAAAAGGGATACAACACAATCAAAGGTCCTATGAATCCGACGACAGGCAAAACAATTGGCTGTCTCATCGATTCCTTTGATATCCCGCCTATCATCGAAATGCCCTATAACACAGAATACTATCCTCCCATGATTGAGAAATGCGGATATGGAAAATCCAAGGATCTCTTCTGTTACCGCATGGATAAGAGTCTCAAAATCTCCGACAAAATGATCAGAGTCTCTGAAATCGTCAAGAAGAGATACAATGTCACGATAAAACCCATAGATATGAAAAAGTGGGATGAGACCATAGAGTTGCTTCGCGATATGTACAACGAAGCCTGGGCGGACAACTGGGGGTTTGTTCCCTGGGAGAAAGAGGAGTTCGAGTATCTGGCTAAAGATCTTAAAATGATCGCCATTCCCGAACTGGTGCTCATTGTATATATGGGCGATGAACCGGTCGGCTTTACCATACCTCTTCCCGATTTCAATCAGATTTTTATAAAAATGAACGGCCGGCTTTTTCCGACCGGTCTTCTGAAAATCCTCACAGGGAAGAAAAAGGTCGATATGATCCGGACAGCCATCCTCGGTGTGCGAAAACACGCCCAGAATAAAGGTCTCGATGCTGTCCTGGTCAGAGAAATCTATGAAAGAGGGGATCGCATGGGAATGCGGGGCTCTGAACTTTCCTGGATCCTGGAAGATAATATCAATTTAACGAACCTTCTGGAAAACTGGGGTGCCGAGCACTACAGAACATACAGAATATACGAAAAGACAATTTAACTGAGGTAATGAAAGTGAAAACATGTTTTCTGTTTCCCGGTCAGGGGGCGCAGTATCCCGGCATGGGAAGAGATTTGTGGGAAAATAGCGAAGAAGTTAAAGAACTGTTCAAGACAGTCAGCAATATAACCGGTAAAGACATGGCTGATCTCCTTTTTGAGGGATCTGAAGAAGACCTCAAAGCTACTGACAACACACAGCTGGCCATAACTCTTGCCAATGTCAGCTCAAGCATAGTGCTGAAAGAAAAAGGTATTGAAGCTCATGGCGCTGCAGGATTCAGTCTCGGGGAATACGCGGCACTCTGGCAGGCGGGAATCCTCGGGACGGAAGACCTTTTCCGCATTGTTAAAATGAGGGGAGAGGTTATGGAAGCAGCCTGTAACGCTCTTGACGGTCCGGAAGGCCGGCCGGGAATGGCTGCCGTTGTCGGACTCGCTTCCGCCGATGTGAAAGCCGCGCTTGATAAAGTATCCGGTACCATTTATATGGCAAATGATAACAGTCCCATACAGACTGTTATCGCCGGAGAGGCAAAAGCTCTTGAAGCCGCAGAAGCCGTAATGGATGAAGCCGGAGCCATGAGATATGTTGTTCTGAAAGTATCCGGTCCCTTTCATACTCCGTTTATGGATGGAGCCAGACAGGATTTTGTCGCCAATCTGAAAGATTTTACATTTAAGGATCCGATCATTCCCGTTTACAGCAATGTAACGGGGAAAATCATAGCAAGCGGTTCGGAGGCTAAAGAGCTGGCGGGAAGCCAGATCATTTCGCCGGTACAGTGGGTGGCTGAAGAACAGTCGATACTGGATGACGGATATGAGCGCATTCTCGAAGTCGGACCAGGTATGGTTCTGACAGGGCTGTGGAAATCTTTCTACCGGAAGATGAAATGCCAGCCTGCTGGGAAAATTGACGCCATAGAGAAATTAGTATAAAAATAACTCTATATATAATTCTGAATATTAAGGATATGAAATGAGCAGACGAGTCGTTATTACCGGTATGGGAACCATTAATCCCCTGGGAGACAATCTTGAAGAATACTACAACAACCTGATTGCCGGAAAATCAGGGATAAAAAAATGGAAATCCATTGACCTTTCCAAAGTGGAGTGCAAAATCGGTGGGGATCTCGGTGATTACGATGCTCTAGGAGCAGTCGAGAAATTTAAAGAAGATCTGGGAGATGATTTCAAAAGAGTCAGAAAACTGATAAAAACAACAACTTTTTCAGCCAAAATGACTGCCTTGTCATCCTTATCCGCCTGGAAGGATGCCGGTCTATTCGGCAGAGAATTCGATCCCTATAAAGCCAATGTTATTGTTGCCGGTCACAATCTCAATTCAAACTTTATTTATAATAACAGCGTTCAGTTTCAGGATGAGCCCGAGTGGACAGACCCCCTTGCCGGTGTTGATGCCCCGGACCCTAACGTTCCGGGAATCACCTCGGAAATCCTCAATCTGAAAGGTCCTATGTTTACGATCGGTGGAGCCTGCGCCAGCGGGAACCTCGCTTTGAGAAGCGGTTTCCGTGACATTGTCAGCGGAGAGACCGATCTCTGCGTCATCGCCGGCGCTCCTTTTGACGTTTCCCCGACAGATATACACGCATCGGTAGTTATCAATGCGGTCGTCATTAAACCGGAATTTCAGGATAGACCGGAGGAAGCTTCCCGTCCTTTCGATAAAGGCAGCTGCGGATTTCTCTACAGCCATGGTGCCGGGACGCTCATAATCGAGGAGCTGGAATCCGCCAAAGCCCGCGGTGCGAAGATCTACGGAGAGGTCCTGTCTGTAAAGGCGGGATCAAATGCCAATCATCTACCGCTGCCGGGAGGACATGAACAGGCTGTTGTCATGCAGGAAGCCATCCGCATGGCCGGTCTGAAACCTGAAGACGTCGACTATGTAAACTGTCACGCCACCAGTACTCCGGCAGGAGACATTCAGGAAATTATGGCTATCAAGGAAGCTTTCGGAGATCACTATAAACAACTTAAAGTCAATGCGCCCAAGTCTATGCTGGGGCATACTTGCTGGGCTTCTCCCATTGTGGAAACGATCGGAGGACTTTTGCAGATGAAGTACGGAAAGCTTCACCCTTCCATTAATATTGATGAACAGAAAGCTGACATTGATCTTGACATCTGTGCCAACGTGGCC contains:
- a CDS encoding alpha/beta fold hydrolase, with product MNAKWIFIHGGWGGSWQWTPVQERLNHLGIDSSAPDLPGMGSAKGRQIDLTDFIDHISSIIGQSEGSINLAGFSFGGMTATAVAERHRDRIGKLVYIDAFVPRSGQSFSHIAGEKITRQIKAYSHVMGEENMIPPFFETDSRYCSHPLKTLFTPVHYSDSSLDDLNPIYIECTSKDDEWTFTPLLRKVARSVRNRGWKTFTIPSDHMPMYTHTEELLKILL
- a CDS encoding N-acetyltransferase encodes the protein MSEEIKIVPVSSKKDLNRFIKFPWTVYRGEKTYENWVPPLILGEKDLFNKDKDPFYKHAETQLFLAYKGDKLSGRIAAIVDYAYIEYQKDNCGFFGFFEALEDQDVADALFKAAEEWVKEKGYNTIKGPMNPTTGKTIGCLIDSFDIPPIIEMPYNTEYYPPMIEKCGYGKSKDLFCYRMDKSLKISDKMIRVSEIVKKRYNVTIKPIDMKKWDETIELLRDMYNEAWADNWGFVPWEKEEFEYLAKDLKMIAIPELVLIVYMGDEPVGFTIPLPDFNQIFIKMNGRLFPTGLLKILTGKKKVDMIRTAILGVRKHAQNKGLDAVLVREIYERGDRMGMRGSELSWILEDNINLTNLLENWGAEHYRTYRIYEKTI
- a CDS encoding acyltransferase domain-containing protein, whose amino-acid sequence is MKTCFLFPGQGAQYPGMGRDLWENSEEVKELFKTVSNITGKDMADLLFEGSEEDLKATDNTQLAITLANVSSSIVLKEKGIEAHGAAGFSLGEYAALWQAGILGTEDLFRIVKMRGEVMEAACNALDGPEGRPGMAAVVGLASADVKAALDKVSGTIYMANDNSPIQTVIAGEAKALEAAEAVMDEAGAMRYVVLKVSGPFHTPFMDGARQDFVANLKDFTFKDPIIPVYSNVTGKIIASGSEAKELAGSQIISPVQWVAEEQSILDDGYERILEVGPGMVLTGLWKSFYRKMKCQPAGKIDAIEKLV
- a CDS encoding beta-ketoacyl-[acyl-carrier-protein] synthase family protein encodes the protein MSRRVVITGMGTINPLGDNLEEYYNNLIAGKSGIKKWKSIDLSKVECKIGGDLGDYDALGAVEKFKEDLGDDFKRVRKLIKTTTFSAKMTALSSLSAWKDAGLFGREFDPYKANVIVAGHNLNSNFIYNNSVQFQDEPEWTDPLAGVDAPDPNVPGITSEILNLKGPMFTIGGACASGNLALRSGFRDIVSGETDLCVIAGAPFDVSPTDIHASVVINAVVIKPEFQDRPEEASRPFDKGSCGFLYSHGAGTLIIEELESAKARGAKIYGEVLSVKAGSNANHLPLPGGHEQAVVMQEAIRMAGLKPEDVDYVNCHATSTPAGDIQEIMAIKEAFGDHYKQLKVNAPKSMLGHTCWASPIVETIGGLLQMKYGKLHPSINIDEQKADIDLDICANVAVDHQIEVMMKNSFGFGGVNCTSIIKRYKED